The DNA region TCCGGCAGGTCGCGCCGCCGTCTTCCGGCGTCCGTCGAGCGCCGGCACAGGACGTCAGTAGGAGGCATTCAGGTGTTCACCGGGATCGTCGAGGAACTCGGCGAGATCGTCGAGATCCGCCGCGCATCGGACCAGGGGTCGGCCCCCGCAGTCGGACGACCGGAAGGGTCCGCCCGCATCACCGTGCGTGGTCCCCAGGTGACCTCCGATGCGGGCCACGGCGACTCCATCGCGGTGGACGGGGTCTGTCTGACCGTGGTCGACCGCGGCACCGACACGTTCTCCGTCGACGTGATGGCCGAGACGTTGTCGCGGTCCACGATCGGTGACCGTCGGCCGGGCGACCCGGTCAACCTCGAGCGGTCGGTGACCGCGGGGACACGGCTGGGCGGGCACATCGTCCAGGGCCACGTCGACGGCACCGGCACCATCGTGGCGGTCGTCCCGCACGAGGCCTGGAACGACGTCCGGATCGCCGTCGGCCCCGACCTGGCCCGCTACCTGGCCGGCAAGGGCGCGGTGGCCGTGGACGGCATCTCGTTGACCGTCATCGAGGTCGTCGACACCCCGGAGGGAGCCGAGTTCACCATCGGCGTCATCCCGGAGACCCGCACGGCGACCACGATCGGCGCCCGGGTCCCGGGCGACCGGGTGAACATCGAGGTGGACGTGGTGGCCAAGTACGTCGAGCGGTTGCTCGGGGCCCGGGTGCCGGCCGCCATCGACCCGGCGGCCGGCATCGACGCCTCGACCGGACCGGGACGGCCGGCGTGACAGAGGTGTTCCAGCGCGCCGGGATCTTCCCGGACGAGAGCCCCGAGGACCGGCAGTGGGAGCGCCGGACGGTGACCGGCGCCGGGTTCGACACCATCGACACGGCCGTCGCCGAGATCGCCGCCGGCCGCGCGGTCGTCGTGGTCGACGACGCCGACCCGGAGAACCCGGGTGAGCTGGTGTTCGCCGCGGACGGCGCCGCGGCCGAGCTGGTCGCCTTCGCGGTGCGGTACACGACCGGCGTGCTCTGCGTCGCCCTGCCCGGTGAGGCCTGCGACCGGCTCGGACTCCCGCCGATGCTCCACCAGACTCCGGAGGGCGCGGACAGCGCGTTCACCGTCAGCGTGGACGCCGTCGATGCGGGGTCCCGTGGGGCGTCGGCCCAGGCCCGGGCGCGCACCATCGCGGTGCTGGCCGATCCGGCTGCCACCGCCGACCAGCTGCGACGGCCCGGCCATGTCTTCCCGCTGCGGTCCCGGGAGGGCGGCGTGCTGGTCCGTCCCGGTCACACCGAGGCGTCGGTCGACCTCGCCGGGCTGGCCGGCCGCGCCGCGGCCGGGGTGCTGGCCCAGGTCGTCACCGACGACGGCGAGGTGGCCCGGCTCGCGGACCTGCGCCACTTCGCCCGCCGTCACCGGCTCGCCCTGATCACCATCGCCGATCTCATCGCCTACCGCCGCCGCACCGAGACGCAGGTGCGGCATGTGGCGACGGCCCGGTTGCCCATCCCGCAGGGGGAGTTCCGGGCCGTCGGCTACGTCAGCACGGTCACCGGCCAGGAGCTCATCGCCCTGGTGACCGGGGACCTGGGGGACGGCGAGGACGTCCTGGTCCGGGTGCATTCGGAATGCCTGACCGGCGACGCGCTGGCGTCCCTGCGCTGCGACTGCGGCCCCCAGCTGCAGGCGGCGCTGGACGCGGTCGCCCGGGAGGGGCGGGGGGTCGTGCTCTACGTCCGCGGGCACGAGGGCCGCGGGATCGGCCTGCTCGAGAAGCTGCGGGCCTACGAACTGCAGGACGCCGGCGCCGACACGGTCGACGCCAACCTCGCCCTGGGCCTGCCGGCCGACTCCCGCGAGTACGGCACCGGCGCCCAGGTGCTGGCCGATCTGGGCATCCGGTCGATGCGTCTGCTGACCAACAACCCGGCCAAGCGGGCCGGGATGGAAGGCTACGGTCTGCGCGTGATCGGCCGGGTCGCCCTGCCCCTGGCGGCCAACCCGGAGAACGTGCGTTACCTGACCACCAAACGAGATCGGATGGGCCATGAACTGGACGGACTCGGGCATGAGTGAGCATCTGGCGACCCCGGACGGGGTGACGAACTGATGGCGACATCGGGACGCCCGGTCGTGGAGGTCCCGTCGGCCGCGGGGATGCGGGTCGGCGTGGTGCTGACGCAGTGGCATTCGGAGATCACCGACCAGCTGTTGGACCGGGCCGTGTGGGCGGCGACCGAGGCCGGTGCCTCGACCCCGACGGTGGTCCGGGTGCCCGGGGCGATGGAGCTGCCGGTGGTCGCCCAGGCGCTGGCCGCCGGCCACGAGGCGGTGGTCGCTCTCGGCGTGGTGCTCAAGGGCGAGACCGCCCATTTCGACTACGTCTGCGAGGCGGCCAACTCGGGGCTGACCCGGGTGTCGTTGGACGCGGGCATCGCCGTCGGCAACGGCGTGCTGACCTGCAACACCGTCGAGCAGGCGATCGCCCGGGCCGGTGGGCCGGGCGCCACCGAGGACAAGGGGGCCGAGTCGATGGTCGCGGCCCTGCAGACCGCGCTGGTGCTCCGTGAGCTTCGAGGCACGGTGGGCCGACTGGGGTTCGGGAGGTGACCGGCCCCGACCCGCGGCCGATGGCGCCGGACGAGTGGCGGCCCCGGGACCGGGGCGCGGTCCTGCTGCAGGTGCGTCCCCGCCGCATGGTCTGGATCGCCGGTGCCGCGGCGTTCGTCACGCTGGCCACCGCGGTGGTGGTCGGGATCCTGCTGAAGGCGTCCGGCGATGCCGGCATCACCTTCCGGACGTTCGACCAGGTCGGCATCATCGGCGTCGGCGCGCTGATGGCCGCGGCGATGATGACGGCGGCCCTGCCCCGGTTGCGGGTCTACGAGACGGGCGTGGCCGTCCGCAACATCGCGGGGGAGAAGTTCTACCCCTGGCCGTTGGTGCAGCGGATCAGGTTCCCGCCGGGGTCACCGTGGGCGCAGCTGCTCCTGCCCGACGACGAAGCGACGCCGGTCCTGGCTGTCCAGGCGATGGACCGGGGCCGGGCGGTCCGCGCGATGAACGAGCTGCGGGACCTGCACGCCCGCTTCGGGCCGGCGCCGATGGTGCGACCCGCGGGCGCGCCGCCACCGGTGGTCGAGGACCCGGACCGGCCGCTGGGCCGGTTGGAGATCATCGACCGCCGGCTGGCCGAGAAGGGTGGCAAGGGCCGGGGGCGGCGCGGCGGGCGTTGACGGTCAGTGGTGGCGGGCCGGGCGTTCGCCCGGTCCGTGCCCGGGTTCGTCCGGGTGCACCGAGTACTCCCGGAACGCCGCCTGCAGGGCCGACAGGCCGTCGCGGAACGCCGCGGCGTGCGGGCCCAGGTCGGGCGCCGATGCGTTGACCAGGCCGGCGAGGGCCGTGATGAGCGTCCGGGCCTGGTCGAGGTCGCGGTGCGGCGGGGCCTGCGGGTCGTCGGCGGCCAGACCGAGCTGCTCGGCCGCCGCGCTCATCAGCAGGACGGCGGCGCGGGAGATCACCTCACCGGCGGGGATGTCGACCAGGTCGCGGGCGTCCGGGGTGAGCTCGTCGACGTGGGCCGGGTCGCTCGTCGGGTCACTGTCAGGGGCGTGGCTGGGTGGAGTAGTCATCGCCGTGTACTCTGTCAGATGCGACCACCCTCGTTCGCGCGAGGGAACAAGTGGAGCCCGACTCCCACCCGCACTGCCTCCGGCGGTCGGGTACCGGTCCACCCGTCTTCGGGCGGGTGCAGCAGATCGTGGCATGCCCACTGTCTGGCCGTTCGCGTTCTTCGGGCTCCGCGTGTTCTCACGCGGGGCCTTTTGTGTTGTTCCACCGGTCGCGGCGGCCCGAGCGGGCCGCGCCAGGCCGGCCCACCCGGGACGACCAGCACCAACCAGTACCACCCGATGACCCCAGCCCCAGGAGGATTCGATCAGCGTCGAACCACGTATCAACGACAGGATCCGCGTTCCGGAGATTCGTCTCGTCGGAGCCGAAGGCGAGCAGATCGGCATCGTCAGCATCGGCGATGCTCTGCGACGCGCCCAGGATGCCGACCTCGATCTCGTCGAGGTGGCCCCGGACGCCCGCCCCCCGGTCTGCAAGCTCATGGACTACGGCAAGTTCAAGTACGAGAGCGCGCAGAAGGCCCGTGAGGCTCGTCGGAACCAGGTCCTGACGGTCATCAAGGAGATGAAACTCCGGCCGAAGATCGACTCGCACGACTACGAGACCAAGAAGGGTCACGTCGTGCGATTCCTCAAGGCCGGGGACAAGGTCAAGGTCACCATCATGTTCCGTGGCCGCGAGCAGTCCCGTCCCGAACTCGGGTTCCGGTTGCTGCAGCGGCTCGCGACCGACGTCGCCGATCTCGGCGTCATCGAAAGCGCGCCCAAGCAGGACGGCCGCAACATGATCATGGTCCTGGCCCCGCACAAGCAGGCGAAGACGGCTCGGCCCACCCCGGTCGAGACCACCACGTCCACGTCCTGACGTTCCGCTCCGATCGGTCGGGTCCACCCGTCCCGGCCGGTTGAGGCATGTCCGGACGCCCCACAGACGTCCCGCACCACGAATTGCAGATGGATTGAGGAACAGATGCCCAAGATGAAGACCCACTCCGGGACCAAGAAGCGGATCAAGGTCACCGGTAGCGGAAAGCTGCGTCACGACGGCTCCGGCAAGCGCCACAACCTGGAGAAGAAGACCTCCAAGATGACGCGACGCATGGGCAAGGGCGGCGAGATCGCGGCTCCGGACGCTCCCCGCATCAAGCGCCTCCTGGGCATCTGACCCCCCGTCCCGAACCACTGACCCGAGCGCCGAACCACGCCTCGGGCGATAGAGAAAGCCAGGTCCTCCGATGGCCAGAGTGAAGCGGGCAGTCAACGCCCAGAAGAAGCGTCGCGCGATCCTCGAGCAGGCGAGCGGTTACCGCGGGCAGCGCTCGCGCCTGTACCGCAAGGCGAAGGAGCAGTCGCTCCACTCGTTGACGTACGCGTACAACGACCGCCGCAAGCGCAAGAACGACTTCCGCCAGCTGTGGATCACCCGTATCAACGCGGCGGCCCGTTCCAACGGCATCACCTACAACCGCTTCGTCCAGGGCCTCAAGGCCGCCGGCGTCGAGGTGGACCGCAAGATCCTGGCCGAGCTGGCCGTCTACGATCCCGCGGCGTTCGCCGCCCTGGTCGTCGTCGCCCGCGAGGCGCTCCCGGCTGACGCCGGCACCGACAGCGCGGACGCGGCCTGAACCCGTCCCCGCGGTCCCGTCGTACCGCCGACCGCCCGACCGACACCTCGTCGGTCGGGCGGTCGTCCGTTACCCGGGGGGACCGTTCCGAGAACCGCGGCACCCGGCCGACCGGCGCCGGGCGCGCCGCGCCGGTCGAGTCCGAGGAAGCACCGGACGGTGTGCTGACGGAGCGGTCCAGCCGCATCGTCGCCGCTCACAAGCTGCTGCGGCGTCCCCGTCGGACCGAGGCCGGCCAGTTCCTGGCCGAGGGGGCGGGTCCGGTCACCGAGGCGATCGCCGCCGAGCGGGATCGGCCGGGCACCGTGCTGGAACTGTTCGTCACCGAGGCCGCGGCCGCGCGACACGTGGACCTGGTGCGGTCGGCGTTCGCCGCCGGCGTCGAGGTCACCCAGGTGACCGAGCGGGCCGCGGCTGCGCTGTCGGACACGGTCGCCCCGCAGGGGCTGGTCGCCCGGTGCGCGCTGCCGGAGACCGATCCGGACGAGCTGCTGGCGTCCTCGCCGCGGTTGCTGGCGGTCTGCGTGGAGACCAACGACCCGGGCAACCTGGGCACGATCATCCGGTTGGCCGACGCCGCCGGGGCCGATGGGGTGCTGGTCGCCGGGGATGCGGTCGACCCGTTCAACCCGAAGACCGTCCGGGCCACCACCGGCAGTCTGTTCCATCTGCCGGTGGTCCGGGTCCGCGATCGGGCCGAGGCCATCAAGGCCCTGCACGAGGCCGGTGTCTCCGTACTGGCCACCACGGGCACGGCCGAGCTCGACCTGCCCACCGCCAGTGCCCAGGGCCTGCTCGAGCTGCCGACCGCCTGGCTGTTCGGCAGCGAGGCTCACGGGTTGCCGGCGGCGGTCGTCACCGCGGCCGACGCGGCGGTCCGGGTGCCGATCTACGGCCGGGCCGAGTCGCTCAATCTGGCCACCGCTGCCGCGGTGTGCCTGTACGCGAGCGCCACCGCTCAGCGGGCGGCCGGCGTCGACGCCTGACCCGGGTGGTGACGGCTCTCACCGTCACTACCCGGTCACCGTCGGAATCGTTCGCGGCGCTCAGGGGTTGACCACACCGGACACACATTTTCGGTGGAGGTGGACGCGTCATGTCGAACGCGGCAATTGCGGGCTCGAACGGCGGCGCGGGAGGTACGGACGCGACCGTGCCCGCCCGGGCGCCCAGGGCCCGACGGAAGGTCCCGTTCTGGGCGCAGACCCTGATCGGTCTGGTCGTCGGGGCCGGTTTGGGCTTCGCGGCCCGGGTGTTCGGCCTCGGCTGGCTGGACGGCACGCTGAATCAGGTCGGCTCGATCTTCGTGACCCTGCTGAAGGCGACGGTCGTCCCGCTGATCCTGCTGGCTCTGATCGTCTCGATCTCCCGGCTCGGCGCGGTGGCCAACGCGGCCCGGCTGGCCGTGCAGACGGTGATCTGGTTCGCCATCACCGCCCTGATCTCGGTGATCATCGGCATCACCATCGGCCTGATCACCAACCCCGGGCGCGGCACCGGCCTGGCGGCCGACGCGGCGTCCTACTCGGGCCGTAGCGGCGGGTGGACCGATTTCCTGTCCGGTCTGGTCCCGGCCAACTTCCTGGGCCTGCAGGCCTCGACCACCGCGACCCAGAGCGGCAACGCGATCAGCGCGACCACCTCGGTCTCGTTCAACGTCCTGCAGCTGGTCGTCATCGGCATCGTCCTGGGTGCGGCCGCTCTCAAGGCCGGCGCGAAGGCGAAGCCGGTGCTGGCGCTGGCCGAGTCCGGTCTGTCGATCGTGCAGACCGTGTTGTGGTGGATCATCCGGCTCGCCCCGATCGGTTCCGGTGCGCTCATCGGCTACGCCGTCTCGCACTACGGCTGGGACCTGCTCGGTCCGCTGGCCGTGTTCACGGTCGACGTGTACGTGGGCTGCCTGATCGTGCTGTTCGTGCTCTACCCGGTGCTGCTCAAGGTGCACGGCCTCTCGGCGCGCAAGTTCCTGGCCGGGGCCTGGCCGGCGATCACGCTGGCGTTCGTCTCCCGCTCGTCGGTGGGCACCATGCCGGTCACCCAGCAGGTGACGACCCGCAACCTGGGCGTCCCGCTGGACTACGCGAGCTTCTCGGTGCCGCTGGGCGCCACGACCAAGATGGACGGATGCGCGGCGATCTACCCGGCGCTGGCCGCGATCTTCGTCGCGCAGGTCTTCGGCATCGACCTCTCGATCACCGACTACCTACTGATCGCGTTCGTGTCCGTCGTCGGTTCGGCGGCCACCGCCGGGCTGACCGGCGCGGTCGTGATGCTCACCCTGACCCTGTCCACCCTGGGTCTGCCGCTGGCCGGCGTCGGTCTGCTGCTGGCCATCGACCCGATCCTGGACATGATGCGGACCGCCACCAACGTGGCCGGTCAGGCCCTGGTGCCCGTCATCGTGGCCAAGCGGAACGGGCTGCTCGACGAGGCCGTCTACAACGGCCCGAACGGTGACGGCCTGCCGGACGACTCCGACTCGGCCGCTCGTCCGGAGCGGACCGACCGGGTACCGGCCACCGCCTGATCGCCCGCCCCGCGTCACCCGCGCGGAGCGGGAACCGAACGCCGTCAGGACCGACCGTCCTGGCGGCGTTCGTCATTTCCCGGCGGACCAGCCGTACTCCCGCTGCAGCGCGACGGCGACCTTGACGAACCGGTCGCCGGGCAGCGCGCAGGCCTCGCGGCGCATCCCGCCCGGGTGCACCCGGAAGACCCGGTCCAGATTGACCCAGGACGGCCGGCCCTGGGAATCCCAGCGGCCGGTCCCGACGGGCACGAAGTCCCGCTCGCCGCCGTGGTCCTTGCTGGTCAGCTGCACGGCCAGCACCGTGCCCTTGGCCTCGGCCGCCACCACCAGCACCGGGCGGTCCTTGCCGCGGCCGTCGCGTTCCTCGAACGGCACCCAGGTCCAGATGACCTCACCCGGGTCGGGGTCGCCGTCGACGACCGGGTTGTAGCTCATCCGCACCGCGCCGATCCGCCGCGGGTCGATCTCCACCGTCGCGGCCGGTCCGCTCCGACCGGGGGACTCGGTCTCCCCGGTCGCCGCGGACGGGGCCGGCCGGCGCCCGGGGGTGGCCGGTGTCCGCGCACCCGACGGCGCGGGGCGGCGTTCGGCCGGCTTGGTGGGGGTCAGGGCGGTGACGGTCTGCAGGGCCGACCGCGCGAACTGGCCGAGACGATCGAGAAGCGACATGGCCGCACCGTACCCAGCCGGATGCGGGCCCGGCCCGGCGACGGACCGGAGCCCAGCCCTTCGGACGACGGACGGCGGACGCCGTCCCCGTCCGCAGGGGCGGCGGGAAACCGGTCGGCACCGTCGGGGACGTTCTCTAGACTCCCGGGTGGCCCTGACCGCCTTCGGAAGGCACTGATGTCGACCCCCGCGTCACCCCAGAACCCCGCTGGAACCCCCGCCGTCACGCCGACGGTCGACCCGACCGACGAGGCGGCCCTCGCCCGGGCCGCCGACAACGCGGAACGGGCGGTCGCCGCCGCGTCCGGCCTGGACGAACTCAAGCAGGTCCGGCTGGCGCACGCCGGTGACCAGAGCCCGCTGGCCCTGGCCAACCGCGCGATCGCCGGCCTGGACAAGTCCCGGAAGGCGGCGGCCGGCAAGGCCATCGGGCAGGCCCGGCGCCGGGTCACCGAGGCGATCACCGCTCGCGAGGCGGCGCTGACGGCCGAGCGTGAGGCCCGCATCCTCGTCGAGGAGACGGTGGACGTCACGGTGCCCTACGACCGGCAGCCGGTCGGCGCCCGGCACCCCATCTCGACGGTGATGTCCCGCATCGAGGACGTCTTCGTGGCCATGGGCTGGGAGGTCGCCGAGGGGCCCGAACTCGAGTCGCAGTGGTACAACTTCGACGCCCTGAACTTCCCGGAGAACCATCCGGCCCGGGAGATGCAGGACTCGTTCTACATCGCCGACTCCGCCGGCCGTCCCGGCGACGGGATGGTGCTGCGCACCCACACCTCGCCGGTGCAGATCCGGTCGATGCTGCGCCGCGAGCCGCCGATCTACGTGGTCTGCCCGGGTCGGGTCTACCGGTCGGACGAGCTGGACGCGACCCACACCCCGGTGTTCCACCAGGTCGAGGGGCTGGCCATCGACCGGCACCTGACGATGGCCCACCTGAAGGGCGCGCTGGAGCATTTCGCCCGGGCGATGTTCGGGCCGGAGTCGACGATCCGGCTTCGTCCCTCGTTCTTCCCGTTCACCGAGCCCAGTGCCGAGCTGGACGTGTGGTTCCCGCAGAAGAAGGGCGGCGCCGGTTGGGTCGAATGGGGCGGCTGCGGCATGGTCGATCCGAACGTGCTCGTCGCCTGCGGCCTGGATCCGCAGGAGTGGACCGGGTTCGCGTTCGGCATGGGCATCGAGCGGACCCTGCAGTTCCGCAACGAGATCCCCGACATGCGTGACCTCGTCGAGGGCGACGTCCGCTTCACCACCGCTTTCGGAACGGAGGTCTGAGCCGTGCGGCTGTCCCTGGCCTGGTTGGCCGACGTCCTCCCGCTGCCCGCCGGCACCACGGTCGATCAGGTGGCCGACACCCTGGTCCAGGTCGGGCAGGAGGTGGAGGCGGTGCACACCGTGCCGCCGACCACCGGCCCGCTGGTCCTGGGCCGGGTGCTGACCATCGAGGAGCTCACCGGTCTGAAGAAGCCGATCCGCTTCTGCACGGTCGACGTCGGCCCGGGCAACGGACCGGACGGCTCAGACGAGCCGCGCGGGATCATCTGCGGCGCCCGCAACTTCGTCGAGGGCGACACCGTCGTGGTGGCCCTGCCGGGCGCGGTGCTGCCCGGTGACTTCGCCATCGCCACCCGCAAGACGTACGGCCGGATCTCCGACGGCATGATCTGCTCGGTCCGCGAGCTGGGCATCGGCACCGAGCACGACGGGATCCTGGTGCTCGACCGGGACACCCCGGCCGATCAGATCGGCACGGACGCACGGCCCCTGATCGGGGCCGAGGACACGGTCATCGAGTTGGCCATCACCCCCGATCGCGGCTACGCGCTGTCGGTTCGGGGTCTGGCCCGTGATCTGGCCGCGGCCTGGGACGTGCCGTTCACCGACCCCGCGGCGCGGGTGCTGCCCGACCGCGCGCAGCCGGGCTGGCCGGTGACCCTGGCCGACCCGGTCGGCTGCCGACGGTTCGCCACCGTGCGGGTCGCCGGGGTGGATCCCACGGCGCCGTCCCCGTTCTGGTTGCGGCGCCGGCTGGCCGCCGCGGGGATCCGGTCGATCTCGCTGGCCGTCGACGTCACCAACTACGTCATGGTCCATCTCGGTCAGCCCCTGCACGCCTTCGACGCCGACACGCTGTCCGGGGCCATCGAGGTCCGGCGTGCGGTCGCGGGGGAGACGCTGACCACCCTGGACGGGGCGACCCGGAAGCTGGCCGCCGGGCCGGACGGCGACCTGGTGGTCGCCGACGAGTCGGGGCCGATCTCGCTGGCCGGCATCATGGGCGGCGCGTCGACCGAGATCGGCGACG from Nakamurella flava includes:
- a CDS encoding riboflavin synthase; translated protein: MFTGIVEELGEIVEIRRASDQGSAPAVGRPEGSARITVRGPQVTSDAGHGDSIAVDGVCLTVVDRGTDTFSVDVMAETLSRSTIGDRRPGDPVNLERSVTAGTRLGGHIVQGHVDGTGTIVAVVPHEAWNDVRIAVGPDLARYLAGKGAVAVDGISLTVIEVVDTPEGAEFTIGVIPETRTATTIGARVPGDRVNIEVDVVAKYVERLLGARVPAAIDPAAGIDASTGPGRPA
- a CDS encoding bifunctional 3,4-dihydroxy-2-butanone-4-phosphate synthase/GTP cyclohydrolase II produces the protein MTGAGFDTIDTAVAEIAAGRAVVVVDDADPENPGELVFAADGAAAELVAFAVRYTTGVLCVALPGEACDRLGLPPMLHQTPEGADSAFTVSVDAVDAGSRGASAQARARTIAVLADPAATADQLRRPGHVFPLRSREGGVLVRPGHTEASVDLAGLAGRAAAGVLAQVVTDDGEVARLADLRHFARRHRLALITIADLIAYRRRTETQVRHVATARLPIPQGEFRAVGYVSTVTGQELIALVTGDLGDGEDVLVRVHSECLTGDALASLRCDCGPQLQAALDAVAREGRGVVLYVRGHEGRGIGLLEKLRAYELQDAGADTVDANLALGLPADSREYGTGAQVLADLGIRSMRLLTNNPAKRAGMEGYGLRVIGRVALPLAANPENVRYLTTKRDRMGHELDGLGHE
- the ribH gene encoding 6,7-dimethyl-8-ribityllumazine synthase; the protein is MATSGRPVVEVPSAAGMRVGVVLTQWHSEITDQLLDRAVWAATEAGASTPTVVRVPGAMELPVVAQALAAGHEAVVALGVVLKGETAHFDYVCEAANSGLTRVSLDAGIAVGNGVLTCNTVEQAIARAGGPGATEDKGAESMVAALQTALVLRELRGTVGRLGFGR
- a CDS encoding PH domain-containing protein, giving the protein MTGPDPRPMAPDEWRPRDRGAVLLQVRPRRMVWIAGAAAFVTLATAVVVGILLKASGDAGITFRTFDQVGIIGVGALMAAAMMTAALPRLRVYETGVAVRNIAGEKFYPWPLVQRIRFPPGSPWAQLLLPDDEATPVLAVQAMDRGRAVRAMNELRDLHARFGPAPMVRPAGAPPPVVEDPDRPLGRLEIIDRRLAEKGGKGRGRRGGR
- a CDS encoding DUF1844 domain-containing protein produces the protein MTTPPSHAPDSDPTSDPAHVDELTPDARDLVDIPAGEVISRAAVLLMSAAAEQLGLAADDPQAPPHRDLDQARTLITALAGLVNASAPDLGPHAAAFRDGLSALQAAFREYSVHPDEPGHGPGERPARHH
- the infC gene encoding translation initiation factor IF-3, giving the protein MSVEPRINDRIRVPEIRLVGAEGEQIGIVSIGDALRRAQDADLDLVEVAPDARPPVCKLMDYGKFKYESAQKAREARRNQVLTVIKEMKLRPKIDSHDYETKKGHVVRFLKAGDKVKVTIMFRGREQSRPELGFRLLQRLATDVADLGVIESAPKQDGRNMIMVLAPHKQAKTARPTPVETTTSTS
- the rpmI gene encoding 50S ribosomal protein L35 gives rise to the protein MPKMKTHSGTKKRIKVTGSGKLRHDGSGKRHNLEKKTSKMTRRMGKGGEIAAPDAPRIKRLLGI
- the rplT gene encoding 50S ribosomal protein L20, which translates into the protein MARVKRAVNAQKKRRAILEQASGYRGQRSRLYRKAKEQSLHSLTYAYNDRRKRKNDFRQLWITRINAAARSNGITYNRFVQGLKAAGVEVDRKILAELAVYDPAAFAALVVVAREALPADAGTDSADAA
- a CDS encoding TrmH family RNA methyltransferase, whose amino-acid sequence is MLTERSSRIVAAHKLLRRPRRTEAGQFLAEGAGPVTEAIAAERDRPGTVLELFVTEAAAARHVDLVRSAFAAGVEVTQVTERAAAALSDTVAPQGLVARCALPETDPDELLASSPRLLAVCVETNDPGNLGTIIRLADAAGADGVLVAGDAVDPFNPKTVRATTGSLFHLPVVRVRDRAEAIKALHEAGVSVLATTGTAELDLPTASAQGLLELPTAWLFGSEAHGLPAAVVTAADAAVRVPIYGRAESLNLATAAAVCLYASATAQRAAGVDA
- a CDS encoding dicarboxylate/amino acid:cation symporter produces the protein MSNAAIAGSNGGAGGTDATVPARAPRARRKVPFWAQTLIGLVVGAGLGFAARVFGLGWLDGTLNQVGSIFVTLLKATVVPLILLALIVSISRLGAVANAARLAVQTVIWFAITALISVIIGITIGLITNPGRGTGLAADAASYSGRSGGWTDFLSGLVPANFLGLQASTTATQSGNAISATTSVSFNVLQLVVIGIVLGAAALKAGAKAKPVLALAESGLSIVQTVLWWIIRLAPIGSGALIGYAVSHYGWDLLGPLAVFTVDVYVGCLIVLFVLYPVLLKVHGLSARKFLAGAWPAITLAFVSRSSVGTMPVTQQVTTRNLGVPLDYASFSVPLGATTKMDGCAAIYPALAAIFVAQVFGIDLSITDYLLIAFVSVVGSAATAGLTGAVVMLTLTLSTLGLPLAGVGLLLAIDPILDMMRTATNVAGQALVPVIVAKRNGLLDEAVYNGPNGDGLPDDSDSAARPERTDRVPATA
- a CDS encoding type II toxin-antitoxin system PemK/MazF family toxin, whose product is MTPTKPAERRPAPSGARTPATPGRRPAPSAATGETESPGRSGPAATVEIDPRRIGAVRMSYNPVVDGDPDPGEVIWTWVPFEERDGRGKDRPVLVVAAEAKGTVLAVQLTSKDHGGERDFVPVGTGRWDSQGRPSWVNLDRVFRVHPGGMRREACALPGDRFVKVAVALQREYGWSAGK
- the pheS gene encoding phenylalanine--tRNA ligase subunit alpha, with the translated sequence MSTPASPQNPAGTPAVTPTVDPTDEAALARAADNAERAVAAASGLDELKQVRLAHAGDQSPLALANRAIAGLDKSRKAAAGKAIGQARRRVTEAITAREAALTAEREARILVEETVDVTVPYDRQPVGARHPISTVMSRIEDVFVAMGWEVAEGPELESQWYNFDALNFPENHPAREMQDSFYIADSAGRPGDGMVLRTHTSPVQIRSMLRREPPIYVVCPGRVYRSDELDATHTPVFHQVEGLAIDRHLTMAHLKGALEHFARAMFGPESTIRLRPSFFPFTEPSAELDVWFPQKKGGAGWVEWGGCGMVDPNVLVACGLDPQEWTGFAFGMGIERTLQFRNEIPDMRDLVEGDVRFTTAFGTEV